The Homo sapiens chromosome 4, GRCh38.p14 Primary Assembly genome contains the following window.
aggaggaaactgGGTGTGGGGGAAAATTCATAACACATCTTTCATACAGGATCAAGAAATTATAACTTAATAGCTAATTACTGCAGTTTCCAGAGGAGCTTACTCTGGGCTAGGCATGGTGCTAGCAATTCCATATTTAGTCACTCTACTAGGCTTCTTAGGATCAAGGGAGTTACTGCAGTGCCCACACAAGGTAAGGGTGTAATTATTATTATCCACCTCATGAGATGGGCACTACCATGTCCTCAGTTCAGGACTGAGGAAACTGTGCCTCAGAGGAGTGAAGGGACACTGCTGTGATTTGAATGTGGTCCCaaaagtttatgtgttggaaacttaatccctctGCCTTTGTAGGTGAATTAATGTAGGCTTTGACttaatgaatggattaatgagggctctgcccttatgaatggattaacgTCACTACCTTGGGAGAGGGTTGCTTATTGCAGGGGTGGCTTTGTTAAAAAAGTGAACTCTCTCTGGCTCTTACCCTCTTGCTGAGTGATGACCTCTGCCATggtatgatgcagcaagaaggccctcaccagatgccagcaccatgctcttaGACTACCCCCCAGCCTCCTCCATAAGCTaaacaaacatctttttttaaaaaataactgacccagtctgtggtgttatgttatagcagcagaaacagactaagacaggcaCTCCCACTTGGGAAGCAGGGAGATACAGACCCAAGCTCAGGGCTCTCTGATGCTGAAGTCTGTGCCCTGCAATCACATGCCTCTACTTTCCACATTTTAACTAttgctgattttctgtccttttacCCTCTCCTACCGGAATCCTCTTATCAGAGCACACCTGAACCTCCTCCTGCAGAGTCTCCTCTACCCTGCCTCACTTGGCTCCTGGCAGAGTCTATCTATGTGGCTGGGGTGTGGTCCTGGGGTGTAGCCCCTGCATCAATGCGCAGCTCATGGAGACAAAGGGCCTTGTCCTGAACCCCATCACCCAACAAGGCAACCATGGTTGAGAAAGGGCTTTGTGAACTGAAAGCATCTGCGAAACATCTCTGCTCCTCTTCCTTGTCACCATCTCCTCCCAACTCTCCTCTTTGAAAAGCTCAGAAAGTCTTGGCTGATAGCAAGTAGAAAATAGACTTTCAATGGCATCCACTTACTCTCCTGCAGAACGAGTTCATGATGGTGTACAGCTTCCGTGCTTTGTCCTTCAAGGAATCTACCTGGGCCACTTTCCAACACGGGGGCGAGGCCACAAAGTCCCGCAGCTTGTCCAGCACACAGTAATTCTGGGAGTGGGCAATGGGGAGGGGGCTTGTGGGAGAAGTCAGTAGCAAGAGGAACAGGGACTGAGCTGCATAAGATCTCTCCCTGACTCTGTGCCACACAGCCAGCAGCAGAGGTTCAGACCTGAGTCCCTCAGCCCAAGACCTCCCTCCCCCAGGGAGAACCCTCTTACGTGTATGTCCAGGTACAGCCTGGGCAGGTATCTCACACATGGCTCCTGTGGAAAGGGATAAGGGGTTCTGGGATGCCCACAGGGGCATACCTGGTCACAAAAGTCTCCCTAGTGGCCCTCTCAACAGCCAGACCAGCCCAGATCCCTGGGGCCCTCCCTGATGCTACGACATGCACAGTACTTTCTTGTGTCATACGTCACACTCCTCCAGAAATGGGCGACTGCGCTTCCGGAATTAGACTTTTAGAATACAACTTTTATATCATTTGCTATGAACCAGGGAGCTGTTTTATATGCATACCCATTCAGAaatatacatacacgtatatacataaaAGCAGTCCTATAACTGTAATATAGAAATAGTGATATATAATACAGTAATACAAGTATACATACAGAGTATATATGTACATCTATAAAACAGTTCTATAACTATTTAGTTATATAACAGTTGTATAAGTTAGTTATATAGTAacttatataataatatacttatataataaCTTATATAAGTATATTAGCTATATAACAGTTGTATAACTGCATGTAATTATAGAcattatatatacttacataagTACGATATATGTAATAATACCTATTGTTCTATAGGCATTCTATAGCTAATATGTAGTTGTATATAGTGTATAATATAGTAATATCGAAGTGCATAAATTTGCatacttttatatttctatattggGCTTCCGTTTTTGCGCAGGGCTGAAGGGCAAAAGCCCTCGTGCTCTGCCCTCTCAGTAATCCccgtgtgaccatgggcaagtgcCTTCCTTCAGTCCTCAGTTGTGAAATTAGAGATTTAGAATGCATAATCTTTCCACTTTCTTCCCGCTCTGTGGTTCAGAGCCTCTGaactttttaaaccttttaaaatcAGATTCCTTTAAAAGATGATTGCTGTCTATATTCGATAACAAGAAACTTGTGGGTAAATTGTGGTGAAACTgtacaacaaaatgttaaaacaaaaatgaacttaTTTGATAGTGTCATTAAAAAGTAAGTTGCAAAACTGCTTGTGCTGTTTGACCCAAAttttgtttacacacacacacacacacaacacacacgtATTTGAATACCTATATGTAGACAGAAAGCTGAAATATGATCCTCCACAATGCTACGGCAGCAGCTACCTCTAGGTGGTAGAATTAcaagcaagattttttttcttctttgtactttattttcCAACTGTTCTACAAAGTacaatacttttataattagggaaaaaatacatgttatttaacttttaaaaagaaaataccaagaaGGTGTTAGCTAGGCTTTTGTAAACCCCAACATCTGAGAAACATTATGTTTTGTTTGAAGCATTTGCAAGTGATTAAAAGACACTTTGAAACTTTACAAAAGCTTTTAATGAAGTTTAATGCATTTTGTTTCGACGGAGAAGCAGGCAGAGGCCTGGGTTCTAGTCCCCAAAAGCCCTCCCGGGTCTTCCCCTCTCTGAGTCCCCAGATCTGCCTCTGAAGATCGTGCTCACATCAGCTGGCATCTGTTGAGTACTTGTTCCTGTAGGCTTGGCTCTGTGAGCCCTGCCTGTGTTCACACCTGCCTTTGATCGTCAAAGCCACTCTAAAGGGAGGGGTGCTACtgtcatcccattttacagacaagaaaactgaaaggCAGAGGCTGAGAAATTTGCCCGGGTCCCTCAGCAGATGAGGGGCGGAGGCCAGTTCTGTGAGCCACCTCTTAGGGCACACTCCTCACTAGGCTAACAAAAGCAATACACAAGCTTCATTCCTCCGTCCTCCTTAACTCTGATGGGGAGCTGtttttctccccatcctcccactcctttttttttcttttttcttttttttttttttttttttttttacattttacaacaGATCCTTTGATATTTGCTAGTAAGTCACAAAAATTGTGTTGTCTTTACTTTTTCTTGTGTTTTGAAGAAAGCAAACCATTGGTATCATATTTAAAAGGAgatgaataaaacacaaatacTCCTGAGATTTACAtttactagaaaagaaaaatatccttttctctctctctctcttttttttttcgtgTAAAGGCAAGGGTTTAAGAACTGGGTCTGCCATGCACCCCTGTCCTGAGCGGGCGGGGGACTCACCGAGGGCTCCGAGACCTGCAGGAGGTTGAAGTCGCGGGTGATCTCCTGGCTCAGGGCCCGCATGCGGGAGTAGCAGGTCGGGGGAGTGGGCCGCGCGGCGGGGGCTCCcgccaggagcagcagcagcacgGGCAGAGGCCCAGGCGTCCTCATGGTGCCAGGCGCTGGTGCAGCCTCGCCGACCGCCCCTTTATGCAGGCTGGGGGTGGTCCAGGGCGGCTCCACGCCTCCACTTCCTGTGGGGCCAGCGCAGGCTGCGGTCCATCCAGGGTGGCAGAGAGGAAGCCAGCACGCCCACCGGGCAGGGTCGGGACAGGAATCCTCTCAGACACGAAAGCCCCAGGTTAAGAGGaggggctgcctggaggagggggTGACAGAGGGTGGCTTTGCCTCCCCCACACTTTCAGCAAGAAATTTCTTTCTGCACA
Protein-coding sequences here:
- the CYTL1 gene encoding cytokine-like protein 1 isoform X1: MRTPGPLPVLLLLLAGAPAARPTPPTCYSRMRALSQEITRDFNLLQVSEPSLENKVQRRKKILLVILPPRGSCCRSIVEDHISAFCLHIGAMCEIPAQAVPGHTQLLCAGQAAGLCGLAPVLESGPGRFLEGQSTEAVHHHELVLQERFGIPVG
- the CYTL1 gene encoding cytokine-like protein 1 precursor, with amino-acid sequence MRTPGPLPVLLLLLAGAPAARPTPPTCYSRMRALSQEITRDFNLLQVSEPSEPCVRYLPRLYLDIHNYCVLDKLRDFVASPPCWKVAQVDSLKDKARKLYTIMNSFCRRDLVFLLDDCNALEYPIPVTTVLPDRQR